The proteins below come from a single Myxosarcina sp. GI1 genomic window:
- a CDS encoding 2-phosphosulfolactate phosphatase family protein — MKIFVYHTPEQTPDDHLPDCAVVIDVLRATTTIATALNSGAEAVRVFSDLDELKEQSQLWQPNQRLRAGERGGEKVEGFDLGNSPLECTPEVVKDKHLFLTTTNGTRALQKVERANTVITAAQVNRQAAVNFLIEKQPETVWLVGSGWQGAYSVEDTACAGAIAQLILQNSDLPAIDIIANDETIGAIALYSQWRDNLLNVFRQCSHGQRLLKLDGDEDLKYCARTDFLNVLPIQKEPGVLVKYG, encoded by the coding sequence GTGAAAATATTCGTCTACCATACCCCCGAACAAACTCCCGACGACCATCTTCCCGACTGCGCTGTAGTAATTGACGTTTTAAGAGCGACTACCACAATTGCCACCGCTCTAAATTCTGGTGCAGAAGCAGTTCGTGTTTTTAGCGATCTTGACGAACTCAAAGAACAATCGCAGTTATGGCAACCGAACCAAAGATTGAGAGCGGGAGAAAGAGGAGGAGAAAAAGTAGAAGGCTTCGATCTTGGTAATTCTCCCCTCGAATGTACTCCAGAAGTTGTTAAAGACAAACACTTATTTTTAACCACTACTAACGGTACTCGCGCCTTGCAAAAAGTCGAACGAGCTAACACGGTGATTACCGCCGCTCAAGTTAACCGTCAGGCAGCAGTTAATTTTTTAATAGAAAAACAGCCAGAAACCGTCTGGTTAGTAGGTTCTGGTTGGCAGGGAGCGTACTCGGTTGAAGATACCGCCTGCGCTGGCGCGATCGCTCAATTAATTTTGCAAAATAGCGATTTACCTGCAATTGATATTATTGCCAATGATGAAACCATTGGCGCGATCGCTCTTTACAGTCAGTGGCGTGACAATTTACTCAATGTTTTCCGTCAGTGCAGTCACGGACAGCGTCTCTTAAAGTTAGACGGTGATGAAGATTTAAAATACTGTGCCAGAACCGATTTTTTAAATGTGCTTCCCATTCAAAAAGAGCCTGGGGTTTTAGTTAAATACGGCTAG
- a CDS encoding ABC transporter ATP-binding protein, which produces MSQFAIEAIDLTKKYRGVTAVDRISFSIKSGETFGLIGTSGCGKTTTLKMLNRLIEPTGGRILINGKDVCKSKSEKLRQDIGYVIQNTGLFPHYTVGENVAVVPRLKKWKEKRIGDRTNKLLAMVGLPPQQFAHRYPRELSGGQQQRVGLARALAADPPIVLLDEPFGALDRITRSQIQQEFKHLESLLQKTMVLVTHDVMEAVTLCDRLCLMDRGKVEQIGTPRQLLFQPQNDFVRDFFDTNRFQLELSVTHLGELLPWLQPLASETVAPKQYRQNQSLLNILEDVEASSLKSSLVGISDRHDRQMLVTNCQELLNAFYQYKKS; this is translated from the coding sequence ATGAGTCAGTTTGCGATTGAGGCGATCGACCTGACTAAAAAATATCGCGGAGTTACGGCAGTCGATCGCATTTCTTTTAGTATTAAATCTGGTGAAACTTTTGGCTTAATTGGTACGAGCGGTTGCGGTAAAACAACTACCCTGAAAATGCTCAATCGTTTAATCGAGCCGACTGGGGGAAGAATTTTAATTAACGGCAAAGATGTTTGTAAATCTAAGTCGGAAAAATTACGTCAGGATATTGGTTATGTAATTCAAAATACGGGGCTGTTTCCCCACTACACTGTTGGTGAAAATGTAGCAGTCGTTCCTCGTTTAAAAAAGTGGAAAGAAAAGCGTATCGGCGATCGCACTAATAAGTTATTAGCAATGGTGGGATTACCTCCCCAACAATTTGCCCACCGCTATCCTCGCGAATTGAGTGGCGGACAACAGCAAAGGGTAGGTTTGGCTCGCGCCCTCGCTGCCGATCCGCCAATTGTCCTTTTAGACGAACCTTTTGGAGCCTTAGACCGCATTACTCGCAGTCAAATACAGCAAGAATTCAAGCATTTGGAAAGCCTGTTGCAAAAAACTATGGTGCTGGTAACTCATGATGTTATGGAAGCAGTTACCTTATGCGATCGCCTGTGCTTGATGGATCGCGGCAAAGTAGAACAAATTGGCACTCCCAGACAATTGCTATTTCAGCCACAAAACGATTTTGTGCGAGATTTTTTCGACACCAATCGCTTTCAGTTAGAACTATCCGTTACTCATTTAGGAGAGTTGTTACCCTGGCTGCAACCACTAGCTTCAGAAACAGTTGCCCCCAAACAATATCGGCAAAACCAAAGCCTGCTCAATATCTTAGAAGATGTAGAGGCTTCTTCTCTTAAATCCTCTCTTGTCGGCATTAGCGACCGCCACGACCGCCAAATGCTAGTTACCAATTGCCAAGAACTGCTTAATGCCTTCTATCAATATAAAAAATCGTGA
- a CDS encoding ABC transporter permease/substrate-binding protein, whose translation MSLWKFFLSQKSEIAEQTIEHIGLTVISLAIAIAIGVTVGIILTRYPKLAERVIGGVGIIQTIPSVALLGFLLPLLGIGVIPAIVALFLYALLPIIRNTYAGIEEVDSSIKEAARGMGMPDLQILYKVELPLAITVIFAGIRTAAVTTVGVATLCALIASGGLGEFIFRGIALNNVNMMLAGAIPAAALALLLDFLLGVVQRNVVRFIKPMAIAAAVLLAIAIAWLIVPQFLNNSFQAGFTAEFMERADGYPGLREHYDLELDTVELDPGLMYEAVKDGRVGVISGFSTDGRIQAFNLSVLEDNRNYFPPYYAAPVVRSQTLEQYPQLQEALGKLSGQISNEDMTRLNYQVDSLNRSTLEVAKEFLQELGLKTQTVRRGTPDIIIGSKXFTEQYLLADLMAVVIENYTNLDVELKTGLAGTKIAFDALNTGAIDLYPEYTGTGLLVIIQADESTREDIVRDADKVFNYVNRQYQQQYNLEWLAPFGFNNTYALIVRDVTANKFDLNTISDLKEYLEQQ comes from the coding sequence GTGAGTCTCTGGAAGTTTTTTCTCAGCCAAAAAAGTGAAATCGCCGAACAAACCATAGAACACATCGGCTTAACCGTTATTTCCCTGGCAATTGCGATCGCTATTGGGGTTACTGTCGGCATTATCTTAACTCGCTATCCCAAATTAGCCGAGCGCGTCATCGGTGGAGTAGGAATTATTCAAACTATTCCCAGCGTGGCACTGTTGGGGTTTCTCTTACCCTTACTAGGTATTGGGGTGATTCCTGCGATTGTCGCTCTCTTTTTATACGCTCTGCTGCCGATAATTCGCAATACCTATGCGGGGATAGAAGAAGTAGATAGCTCCATTAAAGAAGCCGCTAGAGGCATGGGAATGCCCGACCTGCAAATTTTATATAAGGTAGAGTTACCTCTGGCAATTACGGTGATTTTTGCAGGGATACGTACTGCCGCGGTAACTACGGTAGGAGTAGCTACCCTCTGTGCTTTAATTGCCTCTGGCGGTTTGGGAGAATTTATATTTCGCGGTATTGCCTTAAATAATGTCAATATGATGCTGGCAGGTGCAATACCTGCGGCAGCTTTAGCTTTACTGCTAGATTTCTTATTAGGAGTCGTTCAACGTAACGTAGTTCGCTTTATTAAGCCGATGGCGATCGCCGCAGCAGTTTTACTGGCTATAGCTATAGCTTGGCTAATCGTTCCCCAATTTCTCAATAATTCTTTTCAGGCAGGGTTTACCGCCGAATTTATGGAACGAGCCGATGGCTATCCTGGTTTGCGAGAACACTACGATTTAGAGTTGGATACTGTCGAACTAGATCCTGGTTTGATGTACGAAGCAGTCAAAGATGGCAGAGTAGGGGTAATTAGCGGTTTTTCCACCGATGGTAGAATTCAGGCTTTTAATCTTTCCGTTCTCGAAGATAACCGCAATTATTTTCCTCCTTACTATGCCGCTCCCGTAGTCAGAAGCCAAACCTTAGAGCAATATCCTCAACTGCAAGAGGCGTTAGGAAAATTATCAGGTCAAATTTCTAACGAAGACATGACCAGACTCAATTATCAGGTAGATAGTCTCAATCGCTCTACTTTAGAAGTAGCTAAAGAATTTTTGCAAGAGCTTGGCTTAAAAACCCAAACCGTCCGTCGCGGTACGCCAGATATTATTATCGGCTCSAAAAAWTTTACCGAACAGTATCTCTTAGCAGATCTAATGGCGGTAGTCATTGAAAACTATACCAATCTCGATGTGGAATTAAAAACGGGACTGGCAGGGACTAAAATTGCATTTGATGCTTTAAATACTGGTGCGATCGATCTCTATCCCGAATATACGGGTACGGGTTTACTAGTAATTATTCAAGCTGATGAATCTACGCGAGAAGACATCGTTCGAGATGCTGATAAAGTTTTTAATTACGTCAACCGTCAATATCAACAGCAATACAATTTAGAATGGCTCGCACCTTTTGGCTTTAATAATACCTACGCTCTAATCGTGCGCGATGTAACCGCCAACAAATTCGATCTCAATACTATTTCCGATTTGAAAGAATATTTGGAACAGCAGTAA
- a CDS encoding class I SAM-dependent methyltransferase, whose translation MQSVGSRTYSKAVSEGKYDLYLGNLFGKYDNVRTYWEDRLTRIALRPYLRKLVDSCQEQNRGVRIVDLGCGAGQGYQILTLIDRQDLDLGLQHQRVLPEENIETYLGLDISQAMVEKGNEIFEDKSNVSFARADLSEGLGKLKTTQSPFDIYFSSYASLSHLSRKDLVTLLQDICQHGHDNSVVVLDFVGRYSIEWPDYWSAQTETEKVRDYSMSYLYSEATRKHLDIESFPLRFWTGREVKQLTQEISEATGIEIEVLELMDRSVMVGRHTDTREYNSLLKPIRRSINSLHEDYMRTDLQELILDPRMIPKHSEIAPFLRQLVESWNIVVEYCQQRLCQNISLVNLQGWHHYSKPLQFALMTIDRVIADVSWMWYGDPRANIIEPQLGYALRTLEYEMQQGLGCGHGLVAILKISK comes from the coding sequence ATGCAATCGGTTGGATCGAGAACTTATAGCAAAGCCGTTAGTGAAGGGAAGTACGATCTTTATCTTGGTAATTTGTTTGGCAAATACGATAATGTCCGTACTTATTGGGAAGATCGTTTAACGCGAATTGCCTTACGTCCTTATTTACGAAAATTGGTCGATTCTTGTCAAGAACAAAATAGAGGAGTTCGCATTGTCGATCTTGGCTGTGGTGCGGGACAAGGTTATCAAATCCTGACATTAATCGATCGCCAAGACTTAGATCTGGGTTTACAACATCAAAGGGTACTGCCAGAAGAAAATATTGAAACTTACTTGGGTTTGGATATTTCTCAGGCAATGGTGGAAAAAGGCAACGAAATTTTTGAAGATAAGTCTAACGTTTCGTTTGCTCGAGCAGATCTTAGTGAAGGTCTAGGGAAGCTTAAAACTACACAATCTCCCTTCGATATCTATTTTTCTTCTTATGCTTCCTTATCCCATCTATCTAGAAAAGATTTAGTAACTCTGCTGCAAGATATTTGCCAACACGGTCACGACAATAGTGTAGTCGTACTAGATTTTGTGGGACGATACTCAATTGAGTGGCCCGATTACTGGTCGGCTCAAACTGAAACCGAAAAGGTGCGAGATTACTCTATGAGTTACCTGTATTCGGAAGCAACCCGTAAGCATTTAGATATTGAATCTTTTCCCCTGCGATTTTGGACGGGTAGGGAAGTCAAACAACTAACTCAAGAAATAAGCGAGGCTACGGGGATTGAAATTGAAGTTTTAGAGTTAATGGATCGCTCGGTAATGGTAGGTAGGCATACCGATACCAGAGAATATAATTCTCTACTCAAACCAATTCGCCGTTCGATTAATTCTCTCCATGAAGACTATATGCGTACTGATTTACAGGAGTTGATTTTAGACCCCAGGATGATTCCCAAACATTCGGAGATAGCTCCTTTTTTAAGACAGCTAGTAGAATCTTGGAATATTGTTGTCGAATACTGTCAGCAAAGACTTTGTCAAAATATTTCTTTAGTCAATTTGCAAGGATGGCATCATTATTCAAAGCCTTTGCAATTTGCCCTGATGACTATCGATCGCGTCATCGCCGATGTTAGTTGGATGTGGTACGGCGATCCCAGAGCTAATATTATCGAACCGCAATTGGGTTATGCTTTACGGACTTTAGAATACGAAATGCAGCAGGGTTTAGGTTGCGGTCACGGATTGGTAGCAATTCTTAAAATTAGTAAGTAA
- a CDS encoding type II toxin-antitoxin system HicB family antitoxin yields MVNYKHYIYRVIWSVEDNEFVGLCAEFPSLSYLAETQSKALLGITNLVRDIVRDMEANSEHIPEPISEKQYSGKFQIRITPERHRMLAIEAAEQNVSLNRLVSDKLAG; encoded by the coding sequence ATGGTTAACTACAAACATTACATTTATAGAGTTATCTGGTCGGTAGAAGATAATGAATTTGTGGGACTATGTGCAGAATTCCCTAGCCTTTCTTACCTGGCTGAAACTCAATCTAAAGCACTCTTGGGTATAACAAATTTAGTCAGAGATATCGTCAGGGATATGGAAGCTAACAGCGAACATATTCCCGAACCAATCTCAGAAAAACAATACAGTGGAAAATTTCAGATTCGCATTACCCCAGAGCGTCATCGTATGCTGGCAATAGAAGCCGCCGAACAAAATGTAAGCTTAAATCGTTTAGTCAGCGATAAACTAGCTGGTTGA
- a CDS encoding DUF1565 domain-containing protein, whose protein sequence is MLLPIGRKTMGFGDRSTSAKSRLDGIYFIGISLATILTPLNFVAQAQPVPNNTPTQLASEQSIIYVDPQTGNDTKGDGSQQSPFKTITQALKIAQFNTTIDLASGTYSEATGETFPLIIEKPVTIKGSAGGKGHNIVIRGNGYFISPTGAGQNVAIVATDSVAGIIGVTVTNPHSRGHGLWIESASPIVASNTFSGNGNTGVSANGNSSPLIEDNLFYNNAGNGLLVYGTSTPQVNNNTFEKTGFGVSAVQNSAFILKNNNFTDNRIGIILEGDSQATLRNNQIENSLETGLVAIARSRADLGTVAEPGNNSFRNNKLDIQNASSNWIVAVGTDTSSNISGNIDFNGDRVTPIDTANNLPSSDRPIERLPAEPLPTPRVASTTNTQPEAVTNAERLPSPPPLAEVETEEKEYVFNAPAAVSQPVPFPPQSSSNSQAIVINASSAASVIYKVLVEATNDSQQTTVRSLYPEAFATIYQGKSMLQVGAFNNKSKAETTSRSLQNLGLNTYILD, encoded by the coding sequence GTGTTATTACCGATTGGGAGAAAGACTATGGGATTTGGCGATCGCTCAACCTCAGCAAAATCGAGGCTTGACGGCATATATTTTATCGGTATTTCATTGGCAACAATCTTAACTCCTCTCAACTTTGTGGCGCAGGCGCAACCAGTACCAAATAACACTCCCACTCAATTAGCCTCAGAACAAAGTATTATTTACGTCGATCCTCAAACTGGAAATGATACCAAGGGAGATGGTTCTCAACAATCTCCGTTTAAAACAATTACTCAAGCTTTAAAAATAGCCCAATTCAACACCACAATTGACTTAGCTTCGGGTACCTATAGCGAAGCGACTGGTGAAACTTTTCCCCTTATTATTGAAAAACCTGTCACCATTAAAGGCAGTGCTGGTGGTAAAGGACACAATATAGTTATTCGTGGCAATGGTTATTTTATTAGTCCTACGGGTGCGGGGCAAAATGTGGCAATTGTTGCTACCGATAGTGTTGCAGGAATTATTGGAGTAACTGTAACTAATCCTCACTCTAGGGGACATGGTTTGTGGATTGAGTCTGCTAGTCCCATTGTGGCAAGCAATACTTTTTCGGGTAACGGTAATACTGGTGTATCGGCAAACGGCAATAGTTCGCCGTTAATTGAAGATAATTTGTTTTATAACAATGCTGGCAATGGCTTGTTAGTTTATGGAACTTCAACACCGCAAGTTAACAACAATACTTTTGAAAAAACTGGCTTTGGAGTTAGTGCAGTTCAAAATTCTGCCTTTATCTTAAAAAACAATAACTTTACCGATAATCGCATCGGGATTATTTTAGAAGGTGACTCCCAGGCAACTCTACGTAATAATCAAATTGAAAATTCGCTAGAAACTGGTTTAGTGGCAATCGCTCGTTCTCGTGCCGATTTGGGTACCGTTGCAGAACCTGGTAATAATAGCTTTCGTAATAATAAACTCGATATTCAAAACGCCAGCAGTAACTGGATTGTCGCAGTAGGTACTGACACCAGCAGTAATATTTCGGGCAACATAGATTTTAATGGCGATCGCGTGACTCCGATCGATACTGCTAACAATTTACCCTCAAGCGATCGCCCGATTGAGAGACTGCCAGCCGAACCATTGCCAACTCCCCGTGTTGCCTCCACAACTAACACTCAGCCAGAGGCTGTAACTAATGCCGAACGTCTGCCATCGCCGCCACCACTGGCGGAAGTAGAGACTGAAGAAAAAGAGTACGTTTTTAACGCACCAGCAGCAGTATCACAGCCAGTACCTTTTCCTCCACAATCTTCTTCAAATAGTCAAGCTATTGTCATAAATGCGTCTAGTGCGGCAAGTGTTATTTACAAAGTTTTGGTAGAAGCCACTAATGACAGCCAGCAAACAACGGTGCGATCTCTATATCCCGAAGCCTTTGCGACTATCTATCAAGGTAAGTCGATGTTGCAGGTAGGAGCTTTTAATAATAAGAGTAAAGCAGAAACTACTTCTCGTTCTTTGCAGAACTTGGGGTTGAACACCTATATTCTGGATTAA
- the asnB gene encoding asparagine synthase B, protein MCGILGVFDRSSDKDYDFQQMLSTLVHRGPDNTGIFTEGNLTLGHQRLSIVDVEGAHQPFCNEEHQLYAICNGEIYNHQQLRSQFQDYAFRSQGDSEVILPLYQQFGSELTSQLDGMFGFFLSEGDDFIAARDPIGIKPLYYGKKDDSWFFSSEIKALVEQVDEIHEFPNGYYYRSGQGFSPYYQLPEAQTFIEDLDKVIPKIQQTLSKSVQKRLMSDVPVGVFLSGGLDSSIIAAVMKEHIGELHSFSVGLPTSPDLKAARLVAEHIGTIHHEYVYTEAEMLEILSDVIYYLESFDPALVRSAIPCYMVSRLASEYVKVVLSGEGADELFAGYSYFVDYEDPLALHKESINIVKGLHNLNLQRVDRMTMAHSIEGRVPFLDTEFIELCLSIAPKLKLYKTFGIEKWLLRKAFEDKLPHEIVWRDKMEFAQGCASSTILQDHAEAKIDKQEVDRAIAEELPIGSKEELFYFRIFQSHFPHPDAANLIGRWQGNLH, encoded by the coding sequence ATGTGTGGCATTCTTGGCGTATTCGACCGCAGTTCCGATAAAGACTATGATTTTCAACAAATGTTATCGACTTTGGTACATCGCGGACCAGATAACACGGGGATTTTCACCGAGGGCAATCTTACTTTGGGACACCAACGGCTGTCTATTGTCGATGTAGAAGGAGCGCATCAACCTTTTTGCAATGAAGAACACCAGCTTTATGCTATTTGTAACGGCGAGATTTACAACCATCAACAATTGCGATCGCAATTCCAAGACTATGCTTTTCGCTCTCAGGGAGATAGTGAAGTTATATTACCTCTCTACCAGCAATTTGGCTCGGAGTTAACTAGCCAGTTAGACGGTATGTTTGGTTTCTTTCTCAGTGAAGGAGATGATTTTATCGCAGCGCGAGATCCCATTGGCATAAAACCCCTATACTATGGCAAAAAAGATGATAGCTGGTTTTTCTCTTCGGAAATCAAAGCTTTAGTCGAACAAGTCGATGAAATTCACGAGTTTCCCAACGGCTATTATTATCGTTCTGGGCAGGGATTTTCACCTTATTATCAGCTACCAGAAGCACAAACCTTTATCGAAGATTTAGACAAGGTTATTCCTAAAATTCAGCAAACTCTGTCTAAAAGCGTCCAGAAACGCCTCATGTCCGACGTGCCTGTCGGTGTCTTTCTTAGTGGCGGTTTGGATTCGAGTATTATTGCTGCGGTAATGAAAGAACACATTGGCGAACTGCATTCTTTCTCTGTAGGATTGCCTACTTCTCCCGATCTTAAAGCAGCCCGTTTGGTAGCAGAACATATAGGCACAATACACCACGAATATGTCTATACAGAAGCAGAGATGCTCGAAATTCTCTCTGATGTAATTTATTACCTCGAATCTTTCGATCCTGCTCTAGTTCGCAGTGCTATTCCCTGCTATATGGTGTCGCGCCTTGCTAGTGAATACGTCAAGGTAGTGCTGAGTGGTGAAGGTGCCGACGAATTGTTTGCAGGCTATAGTTACTTTGTCGATTATGAAGATCCTCTTGCCCTACACAAAGAATCGATAAATATAGTTAAGGGATTGCACAATCTTAATTTGCAACGGGTAGATCGGATGACTATGGCACACAGTATTGAAGGTCGCGTTCCCTTTTTGGATACCGAGTTTATCGAATTGTGTCTGAGCATCGCTCCCAAACTAAAACTCTATAAAACCTTTGGTATTGAAAAATGGCTGCTACGCAAAGCCTTTGAAGATAAGCTACCCCACGAAATAGTTTGGCGAGACAAAATGGAATTCGCTCAAGGTTGTGCTTCCTCAACAATATTACAAGACCATGCCGAAGCCAAGATTGATAAACAGGAAGTAGACAGGGCGATCGCCGAGGAGCTTCCTATAGGTAGCAAAGAAGAGTTATTCTATTTTCGTATCTTCCAAAGCCATTTTCCCCATCCAGATGCGGCTAATTTAATTGGAAGGTGGCAGGGAAATCTGCATTAA
- the cimA gene encoding citramalate synthase — translation MNQERTIWLYDTTLRDGSQGEGIALSLDDKLKIARKLDEMGVPFIEGGWPGANPKDVQFFWQLQEQPLKQAEIVAFCSTRRPHQAAAEDRMLQGILAAGTRWVTIFGKSWDLHVTESLKTSLKENLAMIGDTIEYLRSCGRKVIYDAEHWFDGYKNNPDYALETLKTALDAGAEWLVLCDTNGGTLPHEIGAIVTEMVTKMPELKSDRSGGKLGIHTHNDAGTAVGNAIAAVMAGADMVQGTINGYGERCGNANLCTLIPNLQLKLGYSCLEPEQLAQLTQTSRAISEIVNLAPEDNAPFVGRSAFAHKAGVHVSAVERNPITYEHLDPNLIGNQRRIVISDQSGLSNVFHYAEKFGISLNKQDPACRQILAKLKALENDGYQFEAAEASFELLMRSALNQRPQMFQLQGFRVHCDLDREEAYMASNALATIKVEVNGRKLLEVAEGNGPVSALDSALRKALVKFYPQIAQFQLTDYKVRILDGAAGTEAKTRVLVESSNGLERWTTVGVSTNILDASYQAVVEGIEYGLLLQTADKTKHTSKSTSL, via the coding sequence ATGAATCAGGAACGGACAATTTGGCTTTACGATACGACTCTAAGGGATGGCTCTCAAGGAGAAGGAATTGCTTTATCTTTAGATGACAAGCTAAAAATTGCCCGTAAACTAGATGAGATGGGCGTTCCTTTTATTGAAGGCGGTTGGCCTGGTGCCAATCCCAAGGACGTACAGTTTTTTTGGCAGTTGCAAGAACAACCATTAAAACAAGCAGAAATTGTGGCTTTTTGTTCTACCCGTCGTCCTCACCAAGCCGCAGCAGAAGATCGGATGTTACAGGGAATTTTGGCAGCAGGAACGCGCTGGGTAACTATTTTTGGTAAATCCTGGGATTTGCACGTTACTGAAAGCTTAAAAACTAGCCTAAAAGAAAATTTAGCAATGATTGGCGATACGATTGAGTATCTCCGCAGTTGTGGCAGAAAAGTAATTTACGATGCCGAACACTGGTTTGATGGCTATAAAAATAATCCCGATTATGCACTCGAAACTCTCAAAACTGCATTAGACGCTGGTGCTGAATGGCTAGTCCTGTGCGATACCAATGGCGGCACTCTACCCCACGAAATCGGCGCAATTGTTACCGAAATGGTGACGAAAATGCCCGAATTAAAATCCGATCGCTCTGGCGGTAAATTAGGTATCCACACTCACAACGATGCGGGGACGGCAGTTGGTAACGCAATTGCGGCAGTAATGGCGGGAGCGGATATGGTGCAGGGAACGATCAACGGTTATGGTGAAAGGTGTGGCAATGCCAATCTTTGTACTCTAATCCCCAATCTACAGCTAAAGCTCGGCTATAGTTGCCTCGAACCAGAACAGTTGGCACAATTAACGCAGACTAGTAGAGCGATTAGCGAAATTGTTAATTTAGCACCCGAAGATAACGCTCCTTTTGTAGGTCGTTCGGCTTTTGCCCACAAAGCAGGAGTTCACGTTTCGGCAGTAGAACGCAATCCTATAACTTACGAACACTTAGATCCGAATCTTATTGGCAATCAACGGCGCATCGTTATTTCCGATCAGTCGGGTTTGAGCAATGTTTTTCATTATGCCGAGAAGTTTGGCATTAGTCTAAATAAGCAAGATCCTGCTTGCAGACAAATTCTAGCAAAATTGAAAGCTTTAGAAAATGATGGCTATCAGTTTGAAGCTGCCGAAGCTAGTTTTGAATTATTGATGCGCTCGGCTTTAAATCAACGACCGCAAATGTTTCAATTGCAAGGATTTCGAGTCCACTGCGATTTAGACCGAGAAGAAGCTTATATGGCAAGTAATGCTTTAGCTACGATAAAAGTAGAAGTAAACGGCAGAAAGTTACTAGAAGTGGCAGAGGGAAACGGCCCCGTATCGGCTCTCGATAGTGCCTTGCGTAAAGCTCTGGTTAAATTTTATCCTCAAATCGCCCAATTCCAACTGACAGACTATAAGGTAAGAATTTTAGACGGAGCGGCAGGCACTGAAGCTAAAACGAGAGTTTTAGTCGAATCGAGTAACGGTCTGGAGCGTTGGACTACAGTAGGAGTATCTACCAACATTCTCGATGCTTCCTATCAAGCAGTAGTAGAAGGTATTGAATATGGCTTGCTCCTACAAACTGCTGACAAAACCAAACATACTAGCAAATCTACCTCGCTGTAG